One window from the genome of Echinicola vietnamensis DSM 17526 encodes:
- a CDS encoding RNA polymerase sigma-70 factor has product MESYPHSDMTLLDGLRQGSWEAFESLYDKYWEKIYAVSSAVTKDQELSKDIVQEIFLDLWNRREKLAIKNLYAYLYQASKYRLIEHIRKQEQQEQFLEEFNQILSHCPVEDYLFHKELELTIKESLEELSPKCKRIFYLSRYDHLSNHEISQQLKISKSTVENHINKALNHLRNSPEVKMAFIIAFSLIDA; this is encoded by the coding sequence ATGGAAAGCTATCCGCATTCAGATATGACATTATTGGACGGTTTAAGACAGGGGTCTTGGGAAGCTTTCGAATCCCTTTATGATAAGTATTGGGAAAAAATTTATGCCGTCAGCAGTGCCGTCACCAAAGATCAGGAGCTGAGCAAGGATATTGTTCAGGAGATATTCTTGGACCTTTGGAATAGGCGGGAAAAGTTAGCCATTAAAAACCTTTACGCATATCTCTACCAAGCCTCTAAATATCGATTGATTGAACATATTCGAAAGCAAGAGCAACAGGAGCAGTTTCTGGAAGAGTTTAATCAAATCCTGTCTCATTGTCCCGTTGAAGATTATCTTTTCCATAAAGAACTGGAATTGACAATCAAAGAAAGCTTAGAGGAATTGTCTCCAAAGTGCAAGCGGATTTTTTACCTTAGTCGCTATGATCACCTATCCAATCATGAAATTTCCCAGCAACTTAAAATATCCAAAAGTACTGTAGAGAACCATATCAACAAGGCCTTAAACCATTTACGGAATTCCCCTGAAGTAAAGATGGCTTTTATCATCGCCTTTTCGTTAATAGACGCTTAG
- a CDS encoding FecR family protein — protein MVGKKQFNDILKRYLKGKASKREVFIVDQWFRKSFSKEPEESNLELLSIRKDIWARIEAQKSSGKGKEASLTYTGFWWKAVAASLIVLIGGYWLMMSQIQQIDWITASTGIGEQRTISLPDGSIVMLNVASSIRYPADFDGESRNIALTGEAFFDVAPDVDKPFVVDTDELSTTVLGTQFNVRAYPSEKTEVSVFEGNVKVGSINSPDQEKLLSANQAASFDDNGTLLKYPANLDLAGAWRNQITYLDETSLKDLAKTVERWYGYQIHFEPKSLEHCTVSGKLKMGDLKVLLNQIKFIKEIDWEIKEENNVVFIGNDCK, from the coding sequence ATGGTAGGTAAAAAACAATTTAACGATATACTCAAACGGTACCTGAAGGGGAAGGCCAGTAAAAGGGAAGTCTTCATAGTGGATCAATGGTTTCGAAAAAGCTTTTCTAAGGAACCTGAAGAATCTAACCTGGAACTGTTAAGCATAAGAAAGGATATTTGGGCACGTATAGAAGCGCAAAAAAGTTCAGGCAAAGGAAAAGAAGCCTCTCTCACTTATACCGGTTTCTGGTGGAAGGCTGTTGCAGCTTCATTGATTGTCTTGATAGGAGGATATTGGCTCATGATGAGCCAAATCCAGCAAATAGACTGGATAACTGCCTCAACCGGTATTGGCGAACAACGGACCATTTCCCTCCCTGATGGGTCCATTGTCATGCTCAATGTAGCTTCAAGTATTCGATATCCGGCGGATTTTGACGGTGAAAGCAGAAACATAGCACTTACAGGGGAAGCTTTTTTTGACGTGGCACCTGATGTAGACAAACCTTTTGTTGTGGATACCGATGAGCTTTCGACTACTGTATTAGGGACCCAATTTAATGTTCGTGCCTATCCTTCCGAAAAAACAGAAGTCAGCGTATTTGAAGGTAATGTAAAAGTAGGGAGTATAAATTCTCCCGATCAGGAAAAACTTTTGTCGGCCAACCAAGCAGCATCTTTTGATGATAATGGTACGCTTCTAAAATACCCTGCCAATCTCGACCTCGCCGGAGCATGGAGAAATCAAATCACCTATTTAGATGAAACCTCGCTTAAAGACTTGGCCAAAACCGTGGAGCGGTGGTATGGATATCAGATTCATTTTGAGCCAAAATCCTTGGAACACTGTACCGTCTCAGGGAAGCTCAAGATGGGAGATCTGAAAGTTTTACTCAATCAGATTAAGTTCATCAAAGAGATTGATTGGGAAATAAAGGAGGAGAATAATGTAGTATTTATTGGAAACGACTGTAAATAA